A genomic stretch from Neodiprion fabricii isolate iyNeoFabr1 chromosome 3, iyNeoFabr1.1, whole genome shotgun sequence includes:
- the LOC124177889 gene encoding coiled-coil domain-containing protein 63-like — MAFRSQPVQEEVELEVLAETELSRLKRQYRIMENDRATYAEDARLQLRNQENMINQLEFEKAELMLGIKTATSGANSKKDEAMGEKLKCLLATRTKYKETIDNERQQITELEEQILKVSREVTRMKMIVQTDSQSKELAVKRNRMVNILENRLEVATKRFNMIVTDNKRFREDITSLLTERQQFNVLWLKLIGQLNTGKQVINDLIEQATVTFNMRDEELNKLHALRERGARDLKSHTSEMCELQRTLDNEWKLQEFLGVKGQYRDTGDLNTKKDAKRQNRHDEMQKKVADYTHILELIKQFTGEQEIDRLMTHFVKQEEENFALFSYVNELNDELEGLQARVGQLRVAIDEARALNTHRSEQQAQTLDRIAKQLEEQTSVAATAEKSLAECNDVIEKLLRGIESLFRAVRCDNSPILELLGDNSHVTTNNVMLYLGIIEKRITDLFNQVHWADKARKAPSRLDESKKPRLKVPVLSQIAPTQPCALCVEKEELQNVSEGLDAPLTRQEATVKLQQRLEDDFSELLHNVSGCHLPAARKIMQRRYQ; from the exons ATGGCGTTCAGGTCGCAACCTGTGCAAGAGGAGGTGGAGCTGGAGGTTCTTGCCGAAACTGAACTGTCCAGGTTGAAACGGCAGTATAGAATAATGGAAAACGATAGGGCAACTTACGCGGAGGATGCGAGGCTGCAGCTGAGGAATCAGGAGAATATGATAAATCAACTCGAGTTTGAAAAGGCGGAGCTGATGCTCGGTATCAAAACCGCGACTTCGGGCGCCAACAGCAAGAAAGACGAAGCCATGGGAGAGAAACTCAAGTGTCTGCTCGCCACTCGTACGAAATATAAAGAAACCATCGATAACGAAAGGCAGCAAATAACCGAACTCGAGGAACAGATACTCAAG GTCTCGCGAGAAGTGACGCGAATGAAGATGATCGTGCAAACGGATAGCCAGTCGAAAGAGCTGGCGGTAAAGCGTAACCGAATGGTAAACATCCTGGAGAACCGTTTAGAAGTAGCGACGAAGAGGTTCAACATGATCGTTACGGATAACAAGAGATTTAGAGAAGATATCACCTCGCTTCTGACCGAGAGGCAGCAATTCAACGTGCTTTGGCTAAAGCTAATTGGCCAGTTAAACACTGGAAAACAAGTAATCAACGATCTTATAGAGCAGGCAACCGTTACCTTCAATATGAGGGACGAAGAATTGAACAAATTGCACGCGCTGCGCGAGAG GGGTGCGAGGGACCTCAAATCCCACACCTCGGAGATGTGCGAGCTCCAGAGAACGCTCGACAACGAATGGAAGCTGCAGGAATTTCTGGGGGTGAAAGGCCAATACCGTGACACCGGTGATTTGAACACAAAAAAGGACGCGAAACGGCAGAACAGACACGATGAAATGCAGAAGAAAGTCGCCGATTACACTCACATCCTTGAACTGATCAAGCAATTCACTG GGGAGCAAGAGATCGACAGGCTGATGACGCACTTCGTCAAACAAGAGGAGGAAAACTTCGCCCTCTTCAGCTACGTGAACGAATTGAATGACGAACTGGAGGGTCTTCAGGCAAGGGTGGGTCAGCTGCGAGTCGCCATTGACGAGGCACGAGCCCTCAACACACACAGAAGTGAACAGCAGGCGCAAACCCTCGACAGGATAGCGAAGCAGCTGGAGGAACAGACTTCCGTCGCAGCCACCGCCGAGAAGAGTTTGGCCGAG TGCAACGACGTGATCGAGAAACTACTCCGTGGAATCGAGTCGCTGTTCCGCGCGGTCAGGTGCGACAATTCGCCCATCCTCGAACTCCTCGGCGACAATTCTCACGTGACGACGAATAACGTTATGCTCTATCTCGGGATCATCGAGAAACGGATCACCGACCTTTTCAACCAAGTTCACTGGGCCGACAAGGCAAGGAAGGCCCCGAGTCGACTTGACGAATCGAAAAAACCTCGGCTAAAAGTTCCCGTCCTATCCCAAATCGCTCCAACGCAACCTTGTGCTCT gtGCGTGGAGAAGGAGGAATTACAGAACGTTTCGGAAGGTCTTGACGCACCGCTAACGAGGCAAGAAGCGACCGTAAAACTCCAACAACGtttggaggatgatttcagcGAACTTTTGCACAATGTGTCCGGATGTCATCTACCAGCAGCAAGAAAGATTATGCAAAGGCGTTACCAGTAG